In one Nocardia tengchongensis genomic region, the following are encoded:
- a CDS encoding oxygenase MpaB family protein encodes MITFSLTAGSAFLLQTMEPSIAAVVDEHSTFRTDALGRAARSIASVMMWIYGGEEALTEADRLRKMHATLNSTDAHGVKHRALSSGPGPGCCTPPSSPSPKATSTSPASG; translated from the coding sequence TTGATCACCTTCTCGCTGACCGCCGGTTCGGCCTTCCTGTTGCAGACCATGGAACCCTCGATCGCCGCGGTCGTGGACGAGCATTCGACCTTCCGCACCGACGCGCTCGGCCGCGCGGCCCGCAGCATCGCCTCGGTCATGATGTGGATCTACGGCGGCGAGGAAGCCCTCACCGAGGCCGACCGGCTGCGCAAGATGCACGCCACCTTGAACTCCACCGACGCCCACGGCGTCAAGCACCGCGCGCTGTCCTCCGGCCCTGGGCCTGGGTGCTGCACACCGCCATCTTCGCCTTCACCGAAGGCAACAAGTACTTCTCCAGCGAGCGGTTGA
- a CDS encoding alpha/beta hydrolase, whose amino-acid sequence MTRTETGEFQGAGGRVFWQAWLPDTEPRAVAVIVHGYAEHSGRYAHVAQRLTESGFAVYALDHTGHGKSEGAQANIGSLDTAADNVRTMLATATGRHPGLPKFVIGHSMGGLTTAYFATRDQPEVNGLVLSAPAIDIEAGNAVQRLVAPLVAKYLPNVPVVKLDSKLVSRDPEVVRAYDSDPLVHHGGVPARTAGEMLRAGEFVKAHLDRLTAPLLVQHGNADGLASPTGTDKVERDAASKDKTVIRYDGLYHEIYNEPEQDKVLTDLVNWLDAHVPA is encoded by the coding sequence ATGACCCGCACTGAGACCGGTGAATTCCAAGGCGCGGGCGGCCGCGTGTTCTGGCAGGCGTGGCTGCCCGACACCGAACCGCGCGCCGTAGCGGTGATCGTGCACGGCTACGCGGAGCATTCCGGCCGCTACGCGCATGTGGCGCAACGGCTCACCGAGTCCGGGTTCGCCGTCTACGCGCTCGACCACACCGGGCACGGCAAGTCCGAGGGCGCGCAGGCGAACATCGGCTCGCTCGACACCGCCGCCGACAATGTGCGCACCATGCTCGCCACCGCCACCGGCCGCCACCCGGGCCTGCCGAAGTTCGTCATCGGCCACAGCATGGGCGGGCTCACCACCGCCTACTTCGCCACCCGCGACCAGCCGGAGGTGAACGGCCTGGTGCTGTCCGCCCCGGCCATCGACATCGAGGCCGGCAATGCGGTGCAGCGCCTGGTCGCGCCGCTGGTCGCCAAGTACCTGCCGAACGTGCCCGTCGTGAAGCTGGATTCGAAGCTGGTCAGCCGTGACCCCGAGGTGGTGCGCGCCTACGACTCCGACCCGCTGGTCCATCACGGCGGCGTCCCCGCCCGCACCGCCGGGGAGATGCTGCGCGCCGGCGAGTTCGTCAAGGCCCACCTGGATCGCCTGACCGCTCCGCTGCTGGTCCAGCACGGCAACGCCGACGGCCTCGCCTCGCCCACCGGCACCGACAAGGTGGAGCGCGACGCCGCGTCCAAGGACAAGACCGTCATCCGCTACGACGGCCTCTACCACGAGATCTACAACGAGCCCGAGCAGGACAAGGTGCTCACCGACCTGGTGAACTGGCTCGACGCGCACGTGCCCGCCTAG
- a CDS encoding GNAT family N-acetyltransferase, giving the protein MPIETRANEHDVTEADRFVVVPDPRPNDQVWPEMIWPVPEGATLTGKFVELTAADPDTDARELFQALDHARAWAHVPGRPGNVRQLEDTLRQRNTQDDTWHVWAVRTRQAIGGNPAGSIVGVTAYLDARPHDAGLEIGFTVYTPSVWATTVNPEAKLLLLEYAFDTLRVGRVQLKTDVRNHRSQQAIARLGAQYEGTLRRQFRRSDGTVRDSVLFSITAEDWPQVRARLTNRLNRVDQRDG; this is encoded by the coding sequence ATGCCCATTGAGACACGCGCGAACGAGCACGACGTGACGGAAGCGGACCGTTTCGTCGTGGTGCCCGATCCGCGTCCGAATGACCAGGTGTGGCCGGAGATGATCTGGCCGGTGCCCGAGGGCGCCACCCTGACCGGCAAGTTCGTGGAGTTGACCGCGGCCGATCCGGACACGGACGCGCGCGAGCTGTTCCAGGCCCTCGACCACGCACGGGCGTGGGCGCACGTGCCCGGGCGGCCCGGGAACGTGCGGCAGCTCGAAGACACGCTGCGGCAGCGCAACACGCAGGACGACACCTGGCACGTGTGGGCGGTGCGGACGCGTCAGGCGATCGGCGGCAACCCGGCCGGATCGATCGTCGGTGTCACCGCATACCTGGACGCGCGTCCGCACGACGCGGGGCTGGAGATCGGGTTCACCGTCTACACCCCGTCCGTCTGGGCGACCACCGTGAACCCGGAAGCCAAACTGCTGCTGCTCGAGTACGCGTTCGACACGTTGCGCGTGGGCCGCGTCCAGTTGAAGACCGATGTCCGTAATCACCGCTCCCAGCAGGCGATCGCACGCCTGGGCGCCCAGTACGAGGGCACGCTGCGACGTCAGTTCCGGCGCTCCGACGGCACCGTTCGCGACAGCGTGCTGTTCTCGATCACGGCCGAGGACTGGCCGCAGGTGCGCGCCCGGCTCACCAACCGTCTGAACCGGGTGGATCAGCGGGACGGCTAG
- a CDS encoding oxygenase MpaB family protein produces the protein MLHTAIFAFTEGNKYFSSERLTEAEKESYYQEVVQLMRNFSVAPKEIPPTYADWLPWFEDQIENHLVPTTVAEDYLKVIRNIAPPKQIPAPLHPAWRAVTTPVGRLQYFFTVGTTPPVLRDKLGLDWTATDERVLRALGWAIGRTVPKLPERVRYFPIAYEARRLERDRARLRAMINLRPI, from the coding sequence GTGCTGCACACCGCCATCTTCGCCTTCACCGAAGGCAACAAGTACTTCTCCAGCGAGCGGTTGACCGAGGCCGAGAAGGAGTCCTACTACCAGGAGGTCGTGCAGTTGATGCGCAACTTCTCGGTGGCCCCCAAGGAGATTCCGCCCACCTACGCCGACTGGCTGCCCTGGTTCGAGGATCAGATCGAAAACCACCTGGTGCCCACGACTGTGGCCGAGGACTACCTGAAGGTCATCCGGAACATCGCCCCGCCCAAGCAGATCCCCGCACCGCTGCACCCCGCGTGGCGAGCGGTGACGACCCCGGTGGGCCGCCTCCAATACTTCTTCACCGTCGGCACCACCCCGCCCGTCCTGCGCGACAAACTCGGCCTGGACTGGACCGCCACCGACGAACGCGTCCTGCGGGCCCTGGGCTGGGCCATCGGCCGCACCGTTCCGAAACTCCCCGAACGCGTTCGCTACTTCCCCATCGCCTACGAGGCCCGCCGCCTCGAACGCGACCGGGCCCGCCTGCGCGCGATGATCAATCTGCGCCCGATCTAG
- a CDS encoding MFS transporter, with the protein MSEDVAAVAGARVVRLRALAWQVFVPTAVFGMGAGAAVPMYPLRALELGAGAGVAGIVVALSGFGQILADLPAGQLIARIGERRSVAAASVCGALGVLLAIAAPNLGWLAAGMLLTGAASALWGLARQTYLVAVIPAGGRGRALSMLAGSQRFGVFAGPFLGAGATHLFGVTGAMWLQLASMLVGGALMMSVSDIEDDAAQVRRGLGAVVAENRRVLGTLGLGALATGAARAARTALLPLWAAHIGMSAPAISLIFGIAGAVDVLMSYPSGIWLDRYGRRATGTPSLLLFAIGYTALPFAATTFGLCVIAVILGFANGLSNGLIMTVGSDIAPPGAQAEFLGAWRLTHDLGMFLGPIAVGFIGAATTLGASGIALGVVATAGAASIRRWFPTVPLLSGQPVDDMGERRNAH; encoded by the coding sequence ATGAGTGAGGATGTCGCCGCGGTCGCCGGCGCGCGGGTGGTGCGGCTGCGCGCCTTGGCCTGGCAGGTGTTCGTGCCGACCGCGGTGTTCGGGATGGGGGCGGGGGCCGCGGTGCCGATGTACCCGTTGCGGGCGCTGGAACTGGGGGCGGGCGCCGGGGTCGCGGGAATCGTGGTGGCGCTGTCGGGGTTCGGGCAGATTCTGGCGGATCTGCCCGCGGGACAACTCATCGCGCGGATCGGCGAGCGGCGATCGGTCGCGGCGGCCTCGGTGTGCGGCGCGCTCGGTGTCCTGCTGGCCATCGCCGCACCGAATCTGGGGTGGCTGGCCGCCGGGATGCTGCTCACCGGTGCGGCCTCGGCGCTGTGGGGGCTGGCGCGGCAGACCTATCTGGTGGCCGTCATCCCCGCCGGTGGCCGGGGACGCGCACTGTCGATGCTGGCGGGTTCGCAACGCTTCGGGGTCTTCGCCGGACCTTTCCTCGGCGCGGGGGCCACCCACTTGTTCGGCGTGACCGGCGCGATGTGGCTGCAACTGGCGTCGATGCTCGTCGGCGGGGCACTGATGATGTCGGTCAGCGATATCGAGGACGACGCGGCGCAGGTCCGCCGGGGACTGGGGGCGGTGGTGGCCGAAAACCGCCGTGTCCTGGGCACACTCGGACTCGGCGCCCTGGCCACCGGTGCGGCCCGGGCCGCCCGCACCGCTTTGCTTCCCTTGTGGGCGGCGCACATCGGCATGAGCGCCCCGGCCATCAGCCTGATCTTCGGCATCGCCGGAGCGGTCGACGTCCTCATGTCCTACCCCTCGGGCATATGGCTCGACCGCTACGGCCGCCGCGCCACCGGCACCCCGTCACTGCTGTTGTTCGCGATCGGCTACACCGCACTCCCGTTCGCCGCCACGACGTTCGGTCTTTGTGTGATCGCCGTGATTCTGGGATTCGCGAACGGCCTGAGCAACGGTCTGATCATGACCGTCGGCTCCGATATCGCCCCGCCGGGCGCGCAGGCCGAATTCCTCGGCGCGTGGCGGCTGACCCACGATCTGGGCATGTTCCTGGGCCCGATCGCGGTCGGATTCATCGGCGCCGCAACCACACTCGGTGCCTCCGGTATCGCCCTGGGTGTGGTGGCCACGGCCGGGGCGGCATCCATCCGTCGGTGGTTCCCCACCGTCCCGCTACTCTCTGGGCAACCAGTCGACGACATGGGGGAGCGCCGAAATGCCCATTGA
- a CDS encoding CocE/NonD family hydrolase translates to MVSMRMVVWRAVVGALLVVGAVVAPGQAVGDPGYQWREEFITSPDGTRLHADVLRPTGLADDVRTPVIMTVSPYRAHLMRLSEPRLGGGPSTGELPVPMFLQAGYTYVIVDLRGFGGSNGCPDFGGPGERSDVKTAVEWAAGQPWSTGRVGLTGMSYEGWTGLMGLAEKPAGLAAVAAFEPVADPNAYLYMQGIAWKFSLKPISESGFRPGDLAGFEHLLIASTPAYPTDSAEYKANASSIDPACYSHYLAETGNHDAGSAFWRDRDLVEKLRGNTIPLFLGQGFVDYNTRADRVFQLWNGLGPGEHKAWFGQWGHRDCTEKCGAPQFASELLAFFDREVAGKDVPVTGPRVTVGQFDGRWRSETAWPPADSRAVDIELRAGRYTDRGLIPGADRELWTISQPLDKDQHLSGAPTATLTLDGPAAASVTVEVYDIAPDNRATVMTRGIAPVTPTTQVRLLAQDWPIPAGHRIGIRVTDVVDDVWAHAPALAPVTVTAAQLHLPLLGAIRTPDLPGGESEAIPKWRNEKTVSLTPEVVNNATVAVNLPVRTGG, encoded by the coding sequence ATGGTGAGCATGCGGATGGTGGTGTGGCGCGCGGTGGTCGGCGCGCTGTTGGTGGTGGGGGCGGTGGTCGCGCCGGGGCAGGCGGTCGGCGATCCGGGGTATCAGTGGCGGGAGGAGTTCATCACCTCGCCCGACGGGACTCGGTTGCACGCGGACGTGTTGCGGCCGACGGGGCTGGCCGACGACGTGCGGACGCCGGTGATCATGACGGTGAGTCCGTACCGGGCGCATCTGATGCGGTTGAGTGAGCCGCGGCTCGGCGGCGGGCCGTCGACCGGGGAGCTGCCGGTGCCGATGTTCCTGCAGGCCGGGTACACCTACGTGATCGTGGATCTGCGCGGGTTCGGCGGGTCGAACGGGTGCCCGGACTTCGGCGGGCCGGGTGAGCGGTCGGATGTGAAGACCGCGGTGGAATGGGCGGCGGGGCAGCCGTGGTCGACCGGCCGGGTCGGGTTGACCGGCATGTCGTACGAGGGCTGGACCGGGCTCATGGGGTTGGCCGAGAAGCCGGCGGGGCTGGCGGCGGTGGCCGCCTTCGAACCGGTCGCGGACCCGAACGCGTACCTCTACATGCAGGGCATCGCGTGGAAATTCTCGCTCAAGCCGATCAGTGAATCCGGGTTCCGGCCCGGCGATCTCGCGGGGTTCGAGCACCTGCTCATCGCGTCCACGCCCGCGTATCCGACCGATTCGGCCGAGTACAAGGCGAACGCGTCGAGCATCGATCCGGCCTGCTACTCGCACTACCTCGCCGAAACCGGCAACCACGACGCCGGGTCCGCGTTCTGGCGTGACCGTGACCTGGTGGAGAAGCTGCGCGGCAACACCATTCCGCTGTTCCTCGGGCAGGGCTTCGTGGACTACAACACGCGCGCCGACCGGGTGTTCCAGCTGTGGAACGGGCTCGGGCCGGGCGAACACAAGGCGTGGTTCGGGCAGTGGGGGCATCGCGACTGCACCGAGAAATGCGGTGCGCCGCAGTTCGCTTCGGAGCTGCTGGCCTTCTTCGACCGTGAGGTCGCGGGCAAGGACGTGCCGGTGACCGGGCCGCGCGTCACGGTCGGCCAGTTCGACGGGCGCTGGCGGTCGGAGACGGCGTGGCCGCCGGCCGACAGCCGTGCGGTCGATATCGAACTGCGGGCCGGACGGTATACCGACCGCGGCCTGATCCCGGGCGCGGATCGCGAACTCTGGACCATCTCCCAGCCCCTCGACAAGGATCAGCACCTGTCGGGAGCGCCGACCGCCACCCTCACCCTGGACGGTCCGGCCGCGGCCAGCGTCACCGTCGAGGTCTACGACATCGCCCCCGACAACCGGGCCACCGTGATGACCCGCGGCATCGCGCCGGTCACCCCGACCACGCAGGTCCGGCTGCTGGCCCAGGACTGGCCGATCCCCGCGGGCCACCGCATCGGGATCCGCGTCACCGACGTGGTCGACGACGTGTGGGCGCACGCACCGGCCCTGGCGCCGGTCACCGTCACCGCCGCCCAGCTGCACCTGCCGCTACTCGGCGCGATCCGCACCCCGGACCTGCCGGGCGGCGAGAGCGAGGCCATTCCCAAGTGGCGAAACGAGAAGACGGTCTCCCTGACCCCCGAAGTGGTGAACAATGCCACTGTGGCCGTGAACCTCCCCGTCCGGACCGGCGGTTAG
- a CDS encoding bifunctional 2-polyprenyl-6-hydroxyphenol methylase/3-demethylubiquinol 3-O-methyltransferase UbiG — protein sequence MSDYRGLNRANWDDRAPLHADSGDYSLDSFRIDPSFLSHVVRFDLPRLGDVRGVDGVHLQCHIGTDTLSLARLGATMTGLDFSSASLAEARKLAEATATPIDFVEADVYDAVSVLGEARFDFVYTGIGALCWLPDIHRWAETVAGLLRHGGHLFMREYHPVLWSIDETRTDALTIGYPYFETTEPMVFDDGTTYVATESTVTNTTTNEWNHGLGEIVEALLQADLTLTQLVEHDSVPSNPLPGRMVCDEKFEWRLAEHPERLPLSYTLQARKA from the coding sequence ATGAGCGACTATCGCGGACTCAACCGGGCCAACTGGGATGACCGCGCGCCCCTGCACGCCGATTCCGGCGACTATTCCCTCGACAGCTTCCGCATCGACCCGTCCTTCCTGAGCCACGTGGTCCGCTTCGACCTGCCGCGTCTCGGCGATGTCCGCGGCGTCGACGGCGTGCACCTGCAATGCCACATCGGCACCGACACCCTGTCGCTGGCCCGCCTGGGCGCGACCATGACCGGCCTCGACTTCTCCTCGGCGTCCTTGGCCGAGGCCCGCAAGCTGGCCGAGGCCACCGCCACCCCTATCGACTTCGTCGAAGCCGACGTCTACGACGCGGTATCCGTGCTCGGGGAGGCCCGATTCGACTTCGTCTACACCGGTATCGGCGCGCTGTGCTGGCTGCCGGACATCCACCGCTGGGCCGAGACCGTGGCCGGGCTGCTGCGCCACGGCGGCCACCTCTTCATGCGCGAATACCACCCGGTGCTGTGGTCGATCGACGAAACCCGCACCGACGCCCTCACCATCGGCTACCCCTACTTCGAGACCACCGAGCCGATGGTCTTCGACGACGGCACCACCTACGTCGCCACCGAATCCACGGTCACCAACACCACCACCAACGAATGGAATCACGGCCTCGGCGAGATCGTCGAAGCCCTGCTACAAGCCGACCTGACCCTCACCCAGCTGGTCGAACACGACAGCGTTCCCTCGAACCCGCTGCCCGGACGCATGGTGTGCGACGAGAAATTCGAATGGCGGCTCGCCGAACATCCGGAACGCCTGCCCCTCAGCTACACCCTGCAAGCCCGCAAAGCCTGA
- a CDS encoding glutamine synthetase family protein translates to MDRQKEFVLRTLEERDIRFVRLWFTDVLGYLKSVAIAPAELEGAFEEGIGFDGSAIEGFARVSEADMVAKPDPSTFQVLPWSTSKGHQHSARMFCDIAMPDGSPSWADPRHVLRRQLNKAADLGFSCYVHPEIEFFLLKPGPHDGTAPIPADNGGFFDQAVHDEAPNFRRHAIDSLESMGISVEFSHHEGAPGQQEIDLRYADALSMADNVMTFRYLIKEVAIDEGVRASFMPKPFADHPGSAMHTHMSLFEGEQNAFADPDDPDNLSETARAFIAGILEHAHEISAITNQWVNSYKRLIHGGEAPTAASWGRSNRSALVRVPMYTPNKSASRRVEIRSPDSACNPYLAFAVLLAAGLRGIEKGYTLPPEAEDDVWSLTSAERRAMGFRELPASLDEALKAMEKSELVAETLGEHVFDFFLRNKRREWAGYRAQVTPYELKEYLGL, encoded by the coding sequence ATGGACCGTCAGAAGGAATTCGTGCTCCGGACGCTCGAAGAGCGGGACATCCGTTTCGTGCGCCTCTGGTTCACCGATGTCCTGGGATATCTCAAGTCCGTGGCGATCGCGCCCGCCGAGCTCGAGGGCGCGTTCGAGGAGGGTATCGGCTTCGACGGTTCGGCCATCGAGGGGTTTGCCCGGGTCTCCGAGGCGGACATGGTGGCCAAGCCGGATCCGTCCACCTTCCAGGTGCTGCCGTGGTCCACGTCGAAGGGCCACCAGCACTCCGCGCGCATGTTCTGCGACATCGCCATGCCCGACGGCTCGCCGTCCTGGGCCGATCCCCGGCACGTGCTGCGCCGCCAGCTGAACAAGGCCGCCGATCTGGGCTTCAGCTGCTACGTGCACCCCGAGATCGAGTTCTTCCTGCTCAAGCCGGGCCCGCACGACGGCACCGCGCCGATCCCCGCCGACAACGGCGGCTTCTTCGATCAGGCCGTGCACGACGAGGCCCCCAACTTCCGCCGCCACGCCATCGACTCGCTGGAGTCCATGGGCATCTCGGTGGAGTTCAGCCACCACGAGGGCGCGCCGGGCCAGCAGGAGATCGACCTGCGCTACGCCGACGCGCTGTCCATGGCCGACAACGTCATGACCTTCCGCTACCTGATCAAGGAAGTGGCCATCGACGAGGGCGTTCGCGCGAGCTTCATGCCCAAGCCGTTCGCCGACCACCCGGGTTCGGCCATGCACACCCACATGTCGCTGTTCGAGGGCGAGCAGAACGCCTTCGCCGACCCCGACGACCCGGACAACCTGTCCGAGACCGCGCGCGCATTCATCGCCGGCATCCTCGAGCACGCGCACGAGATCTCCGCGATCACCAACCAGTGGGTGAACTCCTACAAGCGCCTCATCCACGGCGGCGAGGCCCCGACGGCCGCCTCCTGGGGTCGCTCGAATCGTTCTGCGCTGGTGCGGGTTCCGATGTACACCCCGAACAAGTCGGCCTCGCGCCGCGTCGAGATCCGCAGCCCTGACAGCGCCTGCAACCCGTACCTGGCGTTCGCGGTGCTGCTGGCCGCGGGCCTGCGCGGGATCGAGAAGGGCTACACGCTGCCGCCGGAGGCCGAGGACGACGTGTGGTCGCTGACGTCGGCCGAGCGTCGCGCCATGGGCTTCCGCGAACTGCCCGCGTCCCTGGACGAGGCGCTCAAGGCCATGGAGAAGTCCGAGCTGGTCGCCGAGACCCTGGGCGAGCACGTCTTCGACTTCTTCCTGCGCAACAAGCGCCGCGAATGGGCGGGCTATCGCGCCCAGGTGACGCCGTACGAGCTGAAGGAATACCTGGGGCTCTGA
- a CDS encoding M20/M25/M40 family metallo-hydrolase, with product MTSTAPTDAPTVDDATAERLAGALRCRTVSHEDHTRIDPAEFDRLIAYLEHCFPLVHTHLTWETFGHSRLYRWAGGEPAATGAQPGTGREAVAAILLAHMDVVPVDDHDGWPYPPFAGVVDDEFIWGRGAIDDKSRMIAILEAVEAALRDGVQPAQTVYLAFGHDEEIFGAAGAGRMSRRLRDAGVRARLLVDEGGVITVGVAEGIDVPVATIMVGEKGFATVRLSVTDVGGHSSMPGRQTAVGRLARAVARIQDHPFPLRLTPVAVDMLTRVREFVTEPRRTLLALLNVAGPVAARVLAARPQTEALVRTTTAPTVISGGVKSNVLPQRAEAYVNFRILPGDSVAGVLAHCRRVVRDDGVTIELDGTCSEPSANPCAGPDFDVVADVARAVVPGLAVTVGVVPAATDSRYYDDLALTRCNFAPILLTAADLERIHGTGERISRANYARLIRFNRLLIDRIASF from the coding sequence GTGACCAGCACCGCGCCGACCGACGCGCCCACCGTTGACGACGCCACCGCCGAGCGGCTGGCCGGCGCGCTCCGCTGCCGCACCGTCTCTCACGAGGACCACACCCGCATCGACCCGGCCGAATTCGACCGGCTCATCGCGTATCTCGAACACTGCTTCCCGCTCGTCCACACACACTTGACCTGGGAGACCTTCGGCCACAGCCGCCTCTACCGGTGGGCGGGTGGCGAACCCGCCGCGACCGGCGCCCAGCCCGGGACCGGTCGCGAGGCCGTGGCCGCGATTCTGCTGGCACACATGGATGTGGTGCCCGTGGACGACCACGACGGCTGGCCCTATCCGCCGTTCGCCGGCGTGGTGGACGACGAATTCATCTGGGGCCGTGGCGCTATCGACGACAAGAGTCGCATGATCGCGATTCTGGAGGCCGTGGAAGCGGCGTTGCGCGACGGCGTCCAGCCCGCACAGACCGTGTACCTGGCGTTCGGCCACGACGAGGAGATCTTCGGGGCCGCGGGCGCGGGACGCATGTCGCGGCGGCTGCGGGACGCGGGAGTGCGGGCGCGGCTGCTGGTCGACGAGGGCGGCGTGATCACCGTGGGCGTCGCCGAGGGCATCGACGTCCCGGTCGCCACGATCATGGTGGGCGAGAAGGGTTTCGCCACGGTGCGGCTGTCGGTCACCGATGTCGGCGGGCATTCCTCGATGCCCGGGCGGCAGACTGCGGTCGGGCGGCTGGCGCGGGCCGTGGCACGCATCCAGGACCACCCGTTCCCGCTGCGGCTGACGCCGGTCGCCGTCGACATGCTCACGCGGGTGCGGGAATTCGTGACCGAGCCGCGGCGCACCCTGCTCGCGCTGCTCAACGTGGCCGGACCCGTCGCGGCCCGGGTGCTGGCGGCCCGGCCGCAGACCGAGGCGCTGGTGCGCACCACCACCGCGCCGACCGTGATCAGCGGCGGGGTGAAGTCCAACGTGCTGCCGCAGCGCGCCGAGGCGTACGTGAATTTCCGCATCCTGCCGGGTGATTCGGTGGCCGGCGTGCTGGCGCACTGCCGCCGGGTGGTGCGCGACGACGGTGTCACCATCGAACTCGACGGCACCTGCTCGGAGCCGTCGGCCAACCCGTGCGCCGGACCGGACTTCGATGTGGTCGCTGACGTCGCGCGCGCAGTGGTGCCGGGCCTGGCCGTCACCGTCGGCGTCGTCCCCGCCGCCACCGATTCGCGCTACTACGACGACCTGGCCCTGACCCGCTGCAATTTCGCGCCGATCCTGCTGACCGCCGCGGACCTGGAACGCATCCACGGCACCGGCGAACGCATCTCCCGCGCCAACTACGCCCGCTTGATCCGCTTCAACCGGCTGCTCATCGACCGCATCGCGAGCTTCTGA
- a CDS encoding dihydrolipoamide acetyltransferase family protein encodes MSEVTMPRLSDTMEEGIVAAWLKQVGDQVKAGEILAEIETDKALMELEAYEDGVLEQILAAPGTTVAIGEPIALLGDGSGASAPAPAAAPAPAAAPAPAPAAAQAVSAPSAVNGSAPAESGERKKSSPLARKVAKELGVDITAVTGTGPGGRVTKQDVETAGSTAAPVAAAPAVAAPAAAPAPAAVAPATGDYDEIPLTTIQRVSAQRLTESMQQAPHIYLTSAIDVTELLAFRAQINKTLDETGAGKVSVNDLLVKAVATALRLDPSVNVSFAGDKLLRHKAINIGIAVATDAGLFVPVIHDADRKSVSAIAAEGRDKATRARDRKLKGEDMSGGTFTISNLGMFGIEQFTAVINPPESAILAVGAAQDELKLDGEQVVSRKILRVTLSADHRSIDGAVAARFLQQLKELIEHPLRIVT; translated from the coding sequence ATGTCCGAAGTAACCATGCCCCGGCTCTCCGACACCATGGAGGAGGGCATTGTCGCGGCCTGGCTCAAGCAGGTCGGCGACCAGGTCAAGGCCGGTGAGATCCTCGCCGAGATCGAGACCGACAAGGCGCTGATGGAGCTCGAGGCGTACGAGGACGGCGTGCTCGAGCAGATCCTCGCCGCGCCCGGCACCACCGTCGCCATCGGTGAGCCGATCGCGCTGCTCGGGGACGGCAGCGGCGCGTCCGCGCCGGCTCCCGCTGCCGCACCCGCCCCCGCGGCTGCCCCGGCTCCCGCTCCCGCTGCCGCGCAGGCCGTTTCGGCTCCGTCCGCTGTGAACGGCAGTGCCCCTGCCGAATCCGGTGAGCGCAAGAAGTCGTCTCCGCTGGCCCGTAAGGTCGCCAAGGAGCTCGGGGTCGACATCACCGCCGTGACCGGCACCGGCCCCGGCGGCCGCGTGACCAAGCAGGATGTCGAAACCGCGGGCAGCACAGCCGCTCCCGTCGCCGCCGCACCCGCCGTCGCCGCCCCTGCCGCGGCTCCGGCCCCGGCGGCTGTCGCTCCGGCGACCGGCGATTACGACGAGATCCCGCTGACCACCATTCAGCGCGTCTCGGCGCAGCGCCTCACCGAGTCCATGCAGCAGGCACCGCACATCTACCTGACCAGCGCCATCGACGTGACCGAGCTGCTCGCCTTCCGCGCGCAGATCAACAAGACCCTCGACGAGACCGGTGCGGGCAAGGTCAGCGTGAACGACCTGCTGGTGAAGGCGGTCGCGACCGCGCTGCGCCTGGATCCGTCGGTGAACGTGTCCTTCGCGGGCGACAAGCTGTTGCGGCACAAGGCGATCAATATCGGTATCGCCGTGGCCACCGACGCGGGCCTGTTCGTTCCGGTGATCCACGACGCGGACCGCAAGTCGGTGTCGGCCATCGCCGCCGAGGGCCGCGACAAGGCCACCCGCGCCCGGGACCGGAAGCTGAAGGGCGAGGACATGTCCGGCGGCACCTTCACCATCTCCAACCTGGGCATGTTCGGCATCGAGCAGTTCACCGCGGTGATCAACCCGCCGGAGTCGGCGATCCTCGCGGTCGGCGCGGCGCAGGACGAGCTGAAGCTCGACGGCGAGCAGGTGGTGTCGCGCAAGATCCTGCGCGTCACCCTGTCCGCGGATCACCGTTCCATCGACGGTGCCGTCGCGGCGCGTTTCCTGCAGCAACTGAAGGAGCTCATCGAGCATCCGCTGCGCATCGTGACCTAG